The Anopheles gambiae chromosome 2, idAnoGambNW_F1_1, whole genome shotgun sequence genomic sequence CACGACGAGTTCCAGTGCCGGGACGGCCAATGCATCCCGAAGTCATTCCAGTGCGATACGCATCCCGACTGTCAGGACAAATCGGACGAAGTTGGCTGCAGTAAGTATAGAAGAGTCCCCTTGGCAAGGAGTAAAGTTAACAGGTGTGATAAAAAAACCCAACTTTTTCCATACTCCAGTGGCTCCGGCTGTaattcaaccaccaccaccatcgctaTCGATCATTGCTGGCGGTGTGCTGAATATTACCTGCCGTGCTACTGGTGTGCCGGTACCGCTGATCGTGTGGCGACTGAACTGGGGACACGTGCCCGAAAAGTGTACCTCGCGCAATGACCAGGGCTTCGGCCGGCTGACCTGCGAGGACATGCAACCCATCGACTCCGGTGCGTACTCGTGCGAGATCATCAACACGATGGGCACTCACTTTGTGTCGCCGGACACGATCGTGATCGTAACGGGCAGTGGTCCTGTTTGCCAGCAGGGCACATTCAACAGCCAGGCACGCAACCCGTCCGACTGCATCAACTGTTTCTGCTTCGGTGTTACGACCTCCTGCAACAGTGCCGACCTGTACACGTACGCGGTAAGTAATCGTTTGCGAAGGGGTTTGCGCTACACATGGTTGGGGTTCGTCGCCTAGCTTCAATTTCGTTCCTTCTTTCTTGTGTAGCTGAAACCGCCTGTATCGTCGCTGACGATCGTCGGCGTCGAAGGACCGTGGAGTGGACGCAGGGAGTTGGTCGTGGGCGAGTTTGAGAATCACAATCTCACCGCCCAGCGTCACGGAGTACAGCTGCGCCTAACGAATCTTGTGCCGGGACGACGGGTGCCGTACTACTCGCTGCCGGAAGAGTACAAGGGCAACCAGCTCAAGTCGTACGGTGGATCGATTCGCTACGATGTTGAATATGACGGTACCGGCCGTCCCGTGAATGCGCCGGACGTAATTCTTAAGGTACGATATCTCCAACGCCTTTGATAATCAAGCAATTCAACATTAGATGTGTTAACTCTACGCTCATCGCTTCAATTTAGGGTAACGGAATGAGTTTGGTACATTGGCACAGTGGCACATTCTACCCGGACATCAAGAACCACGTTTCCGTCAGCCTACTGCCGGGCAACTGGGTACGCCCGGACCGATCGCCGGCCACTCGCGAAGACATCATGATGGCACTGGCGAGTATCGAAAGCATCCTGATACGCATGCAGTACGTGGACGGCATCGAGCGTAACATCGAGCTGGTAAACGTTATGATGGATTCGGCTGCCCACGACGACCGTGGACTGGGCTCGGCCTCGCTGGTGGAACAGTGCCGCTGTCCGGCCGGGTACCGCGGGCTGTCCTGCGAGAGCTGCGACTATGGCTACGTGCGCCAAAACAGCGGACCCTGGCTGGGGCGCTGCGTGAAGCGTGAGCGAGAATGCCAGCCAGGCTACTACGGTGACCCGAACCGTGACATTCCCTGCGCACCGTGCCCCTGCCCGGTGGCGGGTGAGAAGTCGCGCGCCCGCTCCTGCTACCTGGACAGCCGGGACAATGTCGTGTGCCAGTGCGACCGTGGCTATGCTGGCGAGCGGTGCATGGAGTGTGAGGAGGGGTACGTGGGCAATCCGCTCGGCGAGGGATGCTTCCCGCGCCCGGTAACGAACTGTAACGCGCTCGGCACGGAACGCATCGGCTCGGACAGACGGTGCTACTGCAAGCCGGGCATCGAAGGAACGTACTGCGATCGATGCGCCGCGCAGCACTTTTACATGCACGAGAAGGGCTGTGTCGAGTGCTTCTGCATGGGGCTGACGAAcgtgtgcagcagcaccacctgGGTCCGCGATACCATCCACGCCTCGTTCGCGGACGGCCGGTCCGGGTTCTCGCTCATTTCCGACTACACCAACCCGTCGATCGTTGCCAACGCGCTGCCCGTGTCGAACCGGGAGATCGTGTACCGCAACTTTGGCGCCAGCGATGACACCTTCTACTGGCGGCTGCCCAACCAGTATGTAACAAGTTTCGCAAAACCGACCTGGAACGGATGTACTTTAAGTCTAACCTTTCATTTGCTTCCAGATTCTTGGGCAACAAGCTAACCTCGTTTGGCGGCCATCTGAACTACACGTTGCGCTACACTCCCCACTCTTCGGGCGGTATCTCACGGAACAGTTCTCCGGACGTCGTGCTGCATAGCGTAAGTGTCCCTAGGAAGGCAATATTCCGATGCCTTGTGATCCGTTGTTGTTACCGTAAATTCGCATTTCTCGTTCACGCAGGGCAACAAAATTAAGCTGCATCACTATCGCACCAACAGCCCCATTTCTCCGTACGGCTCGAACACCCACTCGGTGTCAATAGTGGAGGACGAGTGGCAAAACTATGAGGATGGCAATGCGGCCACGCGAGAGTACCTGCTGATGGCACTAGCGAACGTTAGTGATATCTTCATCAAGGCAACCTACAACACGGTTTCGAACGAGGCAGCCCTGTCGTACGTGAGTCTGGACATTGCTCGCGACTCACCGTACGCGACTGGCGCCCGGGCCTGGCCGGTTGAGCAGTGCCAGTGTCCGACCGGTCACATTGGGCTGTCGTGTGAGGATTGCGCGCCCGGTTACTACAAGGGCGACCAGGGCATCTATCTGGGCATTTGCGAACCGTGCGCCTGTAACGGCCATTCGGATGAGTGTGACCCGCAGACCGGCGCCTGCATCAACTGCCGCGACAACACGTACGGCAACAACTGCGAGCTGTGCCGCCCACCGTACGTTGGCAATGCGACCGTCGGCTCGCGCTACGACTGCACGCTCAGCCAGCCGGACCAGTCGTTTGACTGTCGCGAGTGCGACGTGCGTGGCTTTACCGGCAACTGTCAGCGGGGCTGTGAGTGCAAGCAGCTGGTCGAGGGCCGTCGGTGCGACCAGTGCCGCGAAGGTTCGTTCGGTCTCGGCACGCAGCACGAAACGGGCTGTGTGGAGTGTTTCTGCTCCGGCGTGACGAAATCGTGCGGCAGCTCCAACCTGTACCGCGAGGAGCTGCCCGTCATTGTCGACGCGTACGACAACACGATCACGCTGACCGATCGGGAGGGTACGCTGCTGGAGAGCAGAAACTTTGCCATCAACCCGAGCATCAACGAGATCAGCTACACGTTCCGCGATCGGGAAACGTACTACTGGAGCCTGCCGAACCTGGTGCTGGGCAATCAGGTCCTCTCGTACGGTGCGAATCTCACCGTCACGCAGTACGTCGAGGGTGGCCGTCCGCTGGCTGATCAGGACATCATCCTGATCGGCAGTGGTATGAAGCTGGCCTGGTCTCGCGAGTACTACGACGATGGTGTAAGTAATCGGGAGTCGTGAGCGGAGTTCAAATTGCTTCATGATGTTGGATATTTCTTCCAGACCTACGCCGTACCGCTGGTTGAGCACAATTGGATCGTTATCAACCGCCGAAACTCGTACCCAGCTTCACGAGGTGATATGCTGACCGTGCTGTCGAACTTGGAGCACATTCTTATCCGTGCCACCACCAAGGAATCCACCTCGGTGTCTAGACTGAGTGACATTACCCTCGGCACGGCTATACCAACGCGCACGCCCTATCCGGCGGTGGAAGTAGAAATGTGCCGCTGTCCTCCGGGATATCGTGGCACTAGCTGCGAGGTAAGGGCTAAAGAATTGACGAAGAAACTCCAAACTGAGTGGATATTGGCTAAACTTTTTCCCGTTTTCTGCTCGCACTCTTGCAGCAATGTGAGGACCTGCACTATCGAGACATTTACGATCGATCGGCCGGTTTGCTCGGTGCCTGCAAGCCCTGCCCGTGCAATTACGAGAATGCCGACTCGTGCCAGATGGACAACCGCGGTGTCGTTGTGTGCAACTGCAGAGAAGGGTACAGCGGTGACAATTGTGACAACCGTAAGTATTTTGGTTTTTCATGTCGATCCCCCCCTCGCTCAACGGATGATCGCATGCAATGAAGCTGGCATTCGCCTTACGATGTTTTATTCTTCACATTACGCCTCACCTTGGGATATTGTTCACTTCTATTTCTATTTCTTTAATCACATTATGCACTCTGGGTAACGCTGCGTTTTGCAGACAATCGTTTCAAAATGTCTTAcatttccaaaacaaaaatcactaaaaattacacacacacacacacacacacacacacacacacacacacacacacacacacactaaacggGTTGCTTCCATGATGGTAAGATAATTTCCATGGGTTTCACATAATCTCTCATCttaattttcttatttacAAATCATCCTTCTAACATACaaaaatacacgcacacatacatgcatCTACTCTGCATCTGtaacaaaaccacaaatcaTCGCTAACGTACGGGATATGACGATCCATCGCATGCATCATGATCTAGGGTTACCTAAACGTCCGAGACCGGCTAACAATAGGGCTCCTACCAAAGTTGACTGCACAAATAATGCCTTCGTGTTCACGTCAAAGAACGGTATCTTCAATCAATACCAAAAATGTGATACAGAGGGAGTGGAGATTGGCGTAATGTACAAGAGCAAGCGATCGAacgaaggtttttgttttttttttgtttaccgaTCTCTTTTTGTCTGTACTTGTTTTAGTATGCGCTTGTTGGGCTAACCATACTGCTACACTAAACGCCTCCGATCGCGACCATTAACACATTCAATTAACCAACCAAGTAGTCCAATATTAGACACATTTTCGTTCGTAACAACAATATCGTGTCAAAGGTGTCAAACTAACAATGATCCGCTTTCAACAACTCGTTAGCTACTCGAGTATCTAACCAATGCATTAGTAGGCACATGTTGTTAATCATGCCACCAACAAAGAATTCTTACCCCAAAACACCCGCCGTTTGGAGTTCAAAATTTAATGCTTCCATTCGATACGTCTTTCCTCTGTAAAGAACTCGACACTCGTCCAACTGTACCTCCACGAAACCCGGTAATCGAAGTGGTCATCAACGTACCGTCGATTAAGATCGTCGAAATTGGCGAAGACTTCCGTGCTGACTGTACAGCGCATCACGTCGTATCGCAGGTAAGATGTCCCTTAAGTTTGTCTGATACTGATGCGAATCGGAAACTAAGCCCGATCATCCCCTCTCACAGAGCCCGATCGATGTACAATGGACGAGAAAGAATGGACGCTTGCCGGACAGTGCCTACACGGACGGTGGTACGCTAGTGATTACGAACATTCAAATTAAGGACGGTGGTTTGTACGTGTGTAAGGCGAGCAGTGGTACCGAAGTCGTCTACAAGCAGGTCACCATCAACGTCAGCAGTAAGTGATCACTTTCCCAGCAAGATGGATTCCCTATGACATTTCTGTTACCCTCTGTGCTATGTCTATTCTTCCCCAAGAACAAGGATCCGCCAAGCCGACAGTGCTGCTGTCGCAACCGTTCATCGACCAGGATGAGCATCTCTCGGCCGAAGTGCTCTGCACTGCCACCGGCTATCCCACACCCACCATTACCTGGGAACGAGTCGATCAGCCCCTACCATACCACGCGGTCACCGAACGTGGACTGTTGCGTTTCAGCGCGCTGCGACAGCAGGATGCTGGCACGTACCGTTGCGTTGCCCGTAACGACGTCGGTGAGTCCGATACCCTGCTGACCGTGTACGTACGGCCAGCGGTTGGCCCAACCCTGCCGCCATCCTATCCCACGGAGATGGAGCGCGTAGAGATCTCGCCGAGCAGCTTCGACGGACAGCCGGGCGAGGTGATCCGGCTCATCTGTCGCTGCTCGCCGACGGCCCAGGTTGTCTGGAGCAAGCTGGGAGAGCGCCAGCTGCCCAGCAACGCGGACGTGCGCAACGAAATGCTCATCATCGAGCACGCATCGCAAGAGAACACCGGTCGGTATAGCTGTACCGCGTACTTCCCGAACGGACGCACCAAGACCTCCACGGTGGATGTAGTCATTGCCGATAACAATGTGCTACCACCGTCGAACAAGTAAGGAAAAGCGTCGCACGATGAGCTTACGAGCTTACACCGATGACAACCGTAGGCTCAACCGTCTTTCCATTGCAGGGTTGCGCCACGAGTGAATCCACTGAACAAAAACTACGTCGTACTGCAAGGGGCAGACTTTTCGCTTTCGTGTGAAGCCACCGGCACACCGTACCCAACGGTCAAGTGGACGCTTAGCGGCAAGACGTTTGAAAGCAACGTCCAACAGAGCGGCAATGTGCTGCGCATCTTCAACGCCCAGCCAAGCAACGGTGGCGTGTACATCTGTGTCGCCAGCAACGAGGAGGGCATGGATCGTGCCTACACCGTCGTAGAAATTGATCGTAAGTACACGGGGGAAAAAGAATTTTTTGATTAGATACGGTGGTAAGACAAGACCTTAACAATAACGCGTTCCAACCTCTATTTCGTGTTGCAAGCTCTCGAAGCGATAACTGGTAACATTTGCAATAATCTCCCATTGCGAAAGCAAACTCCCCTCCCCCAATCATGAAATGCTTCATCGTAAATGATCCCTTCTTTTCGCAGGTCGGGAAAAGCCTGTCCTCGAGATCTACCCGAGCGAACCGCAAACGATTAAGGTGGGCGAATCGGTGCGTCTGAGCTGCCGGGCTTCGGCCGGCGTCCCGTACCCATCGATCACCTGGGTGCGCAAGGATCGTATGCCGCTGTCATCTCGCTTCACCAACGATGCGGAAGGAGTTATCACGTAAGCATCTGATCCGAACCGACTCTCTCACTGTACAAACATCAAACCCCTGTACTCCACCACCCCAACAGGCTGCGCGATGCCTCGCTGGAAGATGCGGGCGAGTACGAATGCCGGGCGGATAATGCAGCCGGCTCGGCCATACTGTCCACCACGATCGAGGTGCTGCAACCTCCGATCATTCGGCTGCAACCGAGCGAGAGCCACAAGATCACGGAGAACGACGAATTCACCATCCACTGCTCGGCGACCGGCAAACCGGCCCCGATGGTAACGCTGTTGCCACCGCCGGGTGCCTCACGGTCGCACCTGCGCCAGCAGACCGAGGGACTGCGCGAGGTAACGCTGTACCTGCACCAGGCCGAGCTGAACGATGCCGGCACGTACGAGTGTACCGCCAAGAATGCGGCCGGCGAAGATTCCCAGTACCTGTCGCTGCAGGTGGACCCGAAACGGGGTGACGTCGGAccccacgacgacgacgacaggcCACCGTCGTACTATCCGCCGCGTCTGCCACCGACACGGCCGCCGGGCCCTTCCTCACAACCGATCGCCTACACCTACAAGGCCATTCTCGGCGAGCAGGCGCACCTGATGTGCAACGAGGAGTTCCGCAGCACCCGCACCGAATGGCGCCGCAGCGACGGACGCCCCCTGCCGTACGGGTCGATCGTGCGCGGCGGCAATCTGACGATCGAGAGCACCGGCCACGATGCGGCCGGCATGTACGATTGCGTTACCTTCCCGTCCCCGTCGCAGCCGGTCACGATAGTGCGCATCATGGTGGAGGTCATCTCGCTGCCCAAGATCAGCTTCAGCCCGCAGATGCCGATGACGGTGCGACCGGGCGACGCGGTGGACATCCTGTGCAACGTCACGAGCGACGTAGCGTACGAGGTGAAATGGCACCGCAAGGATAacctgccgctgccgccgacGGTGCAGGCGTACGGTAACTATCTGCGGTTCAGCAGCATCGCGCCGGAGGATGCCGGTCGCTACTACTGCCACGTCCGGAACCAGTTCGGCGAGACGGAGAAGGCCGCCGAGGTGGTCGTTAACAGTAAGCATGCTTTCGTTACTTCTACGCCAGTGTTGAGGACAGAGTCCTTGAAACATCATCGCCTGATGTTCGTAAGCTAATCTTTCAACTGTCTCAACTGTGTTTCTCCAACTAGAAAATGAGCTCATGCCGGAACCTCCAATAGTGGGCAAGCGGTACCACCAGGCGTCTCTAGGTGCGGCGATACGCTTGGACTGTAAGCTGCCGGCTGGTGCACCGTACGTCAACGTGCGGGTAAGTTCAGTAAATaaccaaacaaaagaaaaacaaatagtgTGCCGCGCCATAGACGCTAGTGGCCGTCTGTAACATATATTTGCTGATATTGGATTGGTTTCTCAATGTCTTGTACCTCGTCGCAGTACAACTGGAATCGCCTGGAACGCACCCTCCCGCCAACGGCTAGGATTGTCGCCAACGGTAGAGAGTTGCACCTGTTCAATCTCGAGCCGGAAGATGCTGGTACATACCAGTGCGGCATGTCCTATCCGGACGGCACGGTCGTGTACGATTCTATAGTGCTAACGGTCGGTAAGTATAAGTAGGCATCGCGCATTGTTTTGCGCAAAAGGAACCGGTAGTGTAGCGCACaaccaaacaaagcaaatcCTTCGACGCAAAACCCCAGATTGAcaagcggtggtggtggtgggagctTTAAGCGAATCAAAAACACCCAGAAACAGTACACCGCGTTCCAACGAGCAGGCAGCGCACCCCAAGACAATTGGGGAAAGCAAGAAAACAGGCAGAAGGCGAAACCAAATCGAACAGTTTTAACGCATCGTCTTTGGGAGAGATCGCTTAAGGATCATGGGTTAGAAACTGTCGTTTCCAATGCTGCTTCGATGTCTAGATAATCTTTCAAAATTTTAGCTACGCTTCGTTAGGTTGGAGTTGTTTCCCCACATCCAAACAAAAAGCCCTGTAGAAGTAGTTGTAAAAGATTCAAGCGCTATAGCGTAGTTTAAATTTTGAGAACAGCCATTAGCCTTTTTTAGTACTTGGCATCTTGGAACGACACAAGCACAGGACACAGGTCAGAGGTtagattttaaattaatagaTATTTTTATCGAGCATGCTGTTGTATCATTTCAACGTTTCCAAGCAGAAGATATTAATACTGGATAGGGAACATTTAATAGGTATTTCGATCGATCGGGCGGTTTGCGACTCGTACTTTCATGAGCGTTCAGCTACATTTCTTTTGCCCACCCAGTGAATGTACATATGACAGTGACAGGGGGCATGCGGTTTAGTGAACGAAGGGATTTGTTCATATGATTCACTGCTCGATGAGAGACGGCACAGGTTTTGTAATGCTTGGCCTTAAATGCCTTTAAACCCAACACGCATATGCTATGCGCTAAGGTAACAGGATACAACAGCCTTTACTTCAATAAGTTACCACATATATATACAACAAGAATGATAACATTACGACACGAAGACGACATTCGTTTATACAGCGCAAGTAACTCTCTAACTGCCATTCATAGTGAGGCAATACGACGGTATTAAGGGAGTGGGAATAAATAGTAGCGTCTCTTTACTATGGTGATTGATATTTCGTTTGCAAGAACAACCAAATACTGCCACCCTGCCGTGTTTAAAAGTACACCAcataaaagataaaacaaaacaggcaAATCACACATCGCGCTTTGTGGCGTCAAAACTTTTACACATTTAGtacagcacaaacaaacaaacaaacacccgcCCTCCTGGTAGAAAATCATAGTGAATCGTACGCAAGCATAGTACACGTTGTCTTCACCTTCGGCTCGCGTGGGTCGGAGATTAGTATGCCCTTTAGTAGTGGCTGTAAGAGGTGATTAACAGTGCAGCATCGTGCAGCATCCGCATGTTTCCCATCGTGCTAGCAACACACTAGAAGAATTTTACTTCAGCATGAGGattctcttcctcttcttccacGGCTGCCAGGCCTTAGAACGGTTCGATAGTTTCGCAGTGCGCTAGGCAGCGATCTTTTGCAGGCAGAATGCGGCAAAACATTGTTGCGCAGCGCACTGGATACTAGTAGGTTCGATTTATGTCCCTTCCCCACCCGTACATAGTGCAACATGTTACTAGCAAACGATCACTGCAACCCGCCCTCCTCCCTCTTACCCTGTTCatgcacaccaacacacgcaaacacccgccaaaacacacatatacacacaagcacaccgtATACTTATGTATGTACTTGTTAAAAAACATTGCGCATAGAATCATAGTGTTATGAATGACTAACCGCCTACAAATGTTGAGCTGTTGTTTgtaccccacacacacaacctccCCCCAGCTATACTTGGATGGTAGTAAATGCAGTAAAGGGAACCGGCAAGGCGTAGGCAAAGCCTTGGAACGTACACAATAAGGATAACAAGCAGAACACAACCGGAAATGGGACAATAAAATAACAGACCAATATTACTAATGAAAAATCATCACCGATCTCGCCcagtctctttctctctctctctctctctctctctctctctctctctctctctctctctctctctctctctctttctctctttctctctcacacttttTCTATCAATCCCtgtctgtttctctctctctcttacttaCTTTTTCTATCAATCTCTCTCTTCACTGTTTTCCCTGTTTCACCTCATTGCTTTCAAAACATCCAACGATCACCGCCATCCACTGTGAGTGATCTATTTCTTGAACATGAAATGGCACAACGTCTTCCAGAGCTTGGCAAAGAAATGAATCACTTCGGTCGGTGTTACGTTGATGCAAAATTTAGGGTACCAGCACTAAAGATGTCCTGCGAACGATCGAACGATTTCAGTCATTTGTAGTGTTtgttcctcctcctctctGTAAATTGGTAGTTGCTTATTCATCTCTGTGCACCAACAAACGACAGATTTTCACCAACACCTGCCGATAACATTACAGAG encodes the following:
- the LOC1274328 gene encoding basement membrane-specific heparan sulfate proteoglycan core protein isoform X30, translating into MKTHPSAKCEKDEFSCDGTRCVSLAKKCDGHRDCSDGQDEADCPSTECTSNEFTCDDGRCIDQDRQCDGVADCSRGEDEQDCGIVECDESREFLCRSDNTCIQKEAVCDGNRDCSDGEDEICEAQRDKCSIYEFQCRWDKRCIPIEKRCDKVYDCLDRTDEQVCDCTAHEFRCDNGFCIPMYQRCDRVNHCNDRSDERGCNFTSRCSEHEFHCNNGNCIPKDYMCNDIDDCGDNSDETDSVCGDYTCMPDEFTCYDGGCVSKALVCDDRKDCEDGTDEMDCDNNPPIKSLTRCGQGQFECNDGICIADYKHCNGIVDCHDESDETGCNSDPCSSNEFSCDGQCYEMQAYCNGVPDCSDGSDERNCAICYGDAFHCKNKQCILSVHICDGEPHCSDGSDELECNNNTNCKVFEWQCRNGFCINKDFRCDGSVDCTDRSDEEGCYDEERPSDPCREDEFYCDGRCFEDDRRCDGRADCTDGSDEHDCPTLPLERCEELQCPDGSCFRHSQRCDGVSDCADGYDEQNCPCRSNEFTCADGQCIPNYLLCNGRPDCADGSDERNCSCARNEFRCRTGQCIDELRRCDQRIDCVDGSDEKDCTRICRSNEWTCHSGQCIRLDQRCNRRYDCQDRSDEMSCTSCGPNKFRCENGPCIAMALKCNGRVDCPYDTSDELDCTDEFQYAPPPPFDQPRLNLKTYPDEQTIKEKEIVEGNEVVFQCRDEGPMHAKVKWVRGNGQPLPPGTRDMNGRLEIPNIRIDHNGEYICEAVGYPKSTPGSSKVVQLTVERFHYHQRPPTACGVNEATCMNGNCILKSQICDGRQDCADNSDENGCSHKDQCEPNQFKCRNRKCVLKTWLCDGEQDCGDGSDEENCATLPPNAPCRHDEFQCRDGQCIPKSFQCDTHPDCQDKSDEVGCMAPAVIQPPPPSLSIIAGGVLNITCRATGVPVPLIVWRLNWGHVPEKCTSRNDQGFGRLTCEDMQPIDSGAYSCEIINTMGTHFVSPDTIVIVTGSGPVCQQGTFNSQARNPSDCINCFCFGVTTSCNSADLYTYALKPPVSSLTIVGVEGPWSGRRELVVGEFENHNLTAQRHGVQLRLTNLVPGRRVPYYSLPEEYKGNQLKSYGGSIRYDVEYDGTGRPVNAPDVILKGNGMSLVHWHSGTFYPDIKNHVSVSLLPGNWVRPDRSPATREDIMMALASIESILIRMQYVDGIERNIELVNVMMDSAAHDDRGLGSASLVEQCRCPAGYRGLSCESCDYGYVRQNSGPWLGRCVKRERECQPGYYGDPNRDIPCAPCPCPVAGEKSRARSCYLDSRDNVVCQCDRGYAGERCMECEEGYVGNPLGEGCFPRPVTNCNALGTERIGSDRRCYCKPGIEGTYCDRCAAQHFYMHEKGCVECFCMGLTNVCSSTTWVRDTIHASFADGRSGFSLISDYTNPSIVANALPVSNREIVYRNFGASDDTFYWRLPNQFLGNKLTSFGGHLNYTLRYTPHSSGGISRNSSPDVVLHSGNKIKLHHYRTNSPISPYGSNTHSVSIVEDEWQNYEDGNAATREYLLMALANVSDIFIKATYNTVSNEAALSYVSLDIARDSPYATGARAWPVEQCQCPTGHIGLSCEDCAPGYYKGDQGIYLGICEPCACNGHSDECDPQTGACINCRDNTYGNNCELCRPPYVGNATVGSRYDCTLSQPDQSFDCRECDVRGFTGNCQRGCECKQLVEGRRCDQCREGSFGLGTQHETGCVECFCSGVTKSCGSSNLYREELPVIVDAYDNTITLTDREGTLLESRNFAINPSINEISYTFRDRETYYWSLPNLVLGNQVLSYGANLTVTQYVEGGRPLADQDIILIGSGMKLAWSREYYDDGTYAVPLVEHNWIVINRRNSYPASRGDMLTVLSNLEHILIRATTKESTSVSRLSDITLGTAIPTRTPYPAVEVEMCRCPPGYRGTSCEQCEDLHYRDIYDRSAGLLGACKPCPCNYENADSCQMDNRGVVVCNCREGYSGDNCDNRLPKRPRPANNRAPTKVDCTNNAFVFTSKNGIFNQYQKCDTEGVEIGVMYKSKRSNEELDTRPTVPPRNPVIEVVINVPSIKIVEIGEDFRADCTAHHVVSQSPIDVQWTRKNGRLPDSAYTDGGTLVITNIQIKDGGLYVCKASSGTEVVYKQVTINVSKQGSAKPTVLLSQPFIDQDEHLSAEVLCTATGYPTPTITWERVDQPLPYHAVTERGLLRFSALRQQDAGTYRCVARNDVGESDTLLTVYVRPAVGPTLPPSYPTEMERVEISPSSFDGQPGEVIRLICRCSPTAQVVWSKLGERQLPSNADVRNEMLIIEHASQENTGRYSCTAYFPNGRTKTSTVDVVIADNNVLPPSNKVAPRVNPLNKNYVVLQGADFSLSCEATGTPYPTVKWTLSGKTFESNVQQSGNVLRIFNAQPSNGGVYICVASNEEGMDRAYTVVEIDRREKPVLEIYPSEPQTIKVGESVRLSCRASAGVPYPSITWVRKDRMPLSSRFTNDAEGVITLRDASLEDAGEYECRADNAAGSAILSTTIEVLQPPIIRLQPSESHKITENDEFTIHCSATGKPAPMVTLLPPPGASRSHLRQQTEGLREVTLYLHQAELNDAGTYECTAKNAAGEDSQYLSLQVDPKRGDVGPHDDDDRPPSYYPPRLPPTRPPGPSSQPIAYTYKAILGEQAHLMCNEEFRSTRTEWRRSDGRPLPYGSIVRGGNLTIESTGHDAAGMYDCVTFPSPSQPVTIVRIMVEVISLPKISFSPQMPMTVRPGDAVDILCNVTSDVAYEVKWHRKDNLPLPPTVQAYGNYLRFSSIAPEDAGRYYCHVRNQFGETEKAAEVVVNKNELMPEPPIVGKRYHQASLGAAIRLDCKLPAGAPYVNVRYNWNRLERTLPPTARIVANGRELHLFNLEPEDAGTYQCGMSYPDGTVVYDSIVLTVGRDRLNATTGLPTPAPELCAPSTCGDGVLWLCRASPARCNGTFFMCCVQYDRARRVGDQERTMVPRLGRADDTRPTVKDAATVADVRRPPPHRLLPPTHHHFAPESLPVLQLEPSRSMVRPGESLVVDCSSSAGTGVPIKWEKSDGTPLPYNIHQEGNRLYIQNAREDDSGTYTCVCFTEDGLRYVSDFQLEVEENTISDVLPRSTSRMEFAERGTTVKLQCNTDLYPTTYQWSRIDGELPNDRDTHGSILTLTNVQASDAGKYVCSAKHGGQSANVVITLVVNNVIPFFPQSPRSYMEFKSFDNVYSKFYFEVSFKPEKMNGLILYASQRRPNLDYISLSLRNGYPQFRFNFDGQQVVLQPEKPVHMGQWHTVKVNRVRNNGFLLVDDQTPVNFPDRLKFYGLNLDDHLFVGGVPQFDQVPASAVEYKEGFVGCISRLKLNDREVQLYEDALETVGITTCEPCADDPCKNFGTCLEAQTAQGYSCMCRDGYTGTNCQHEGDGCSDDTCGVGRCEETDTGPECYCPVHKTGDRCQYTEHYTDATLAFKDGSYAAYDKFQSKRSIRFRFKPDSLENGIMFYAAEHEQGYGDFMAVLLNNGFVEIRYSVAGKMKPLIVRSTVPIEAGQWHTVSAGRTKAGIGYLQVDDEAVNNEMSNRNTPILLKTKVYAGGYDKRLLLSQEIGVRRGFEGCIAELETSGNKLNMIDDIRDSANVYHCGHADGHQPDPIDVESPVTCRPGRGGYDCDTVTDICLDQRPCENGALCQTHAGGQNYTCTCEPGYLGQRCETQYTDIVASRFSGNGFIEVSPKAFKHSESQITTEFAIMFSAYEPNGLLIWYGQRNGEEFLGNDYVALSLSNGYVELTIRMDGQESYVRNSDVYVVDNERHVALVRRERNQFHLQVDSLTVHGETRPTGKQTMEIPGSFYVGGVPDVERVTGNRFNESFNGCVFSVENNEGKAILLRDFTIRTVNVDVCDEPNLGTDPPVV